From Loxodonta africana isolate mLoxAfr1 chromosome 2, mLoxAfr1.hap2, whole genome shotgun sequence, the proteins below share one genomic window:
- the PLK2 gene encoding serine/threonine-protein kinase PLK2 isoform X1, which translates to MELLRTITYQPAASTKMCEQALGKACGGDSKKKRQQQHPEESQALQPQLQVQPAAPHHHHHHSHSGTEISRIIVDPTTGKRYCRGKVLGKGGFAKCYEMTDLTNNKVYAAKIIPHSRVAKPHQREKIDKEIELHRILHHKHVVQFYHYFEDKENIYILLEYCSRRSMAHILKARKVLTEPEVRYYLRQIVSGLKYLHEQEILHRDLKLGNFFINEAMELKVGDFGLAARLEPLEHRRRTICGTPNYLSPEVLNKQGHGCESDIWALGCVMYTMLLGRPPFETTNLKETYRCIREARYTIPSSLLAPAKHLIASMLSKNPEDRPSLDDIIRHDFFLQGFTPDRLSSSCCHTVPDFHLSSPAKNFFKKAAAALFGGKKDKARYIDTHNRVSKEDEEIYKLRHDLKKTSITQQPNKHRTDEELQLPTTAVARSGTPAVENKQQIGDAIRMIVRGTLGSCSSSSECLEDSTMGSVADTVARVLRGCLENMPEADSIPKEQLSTSFQWVTKWVDYSNKYGFGYQLSDHTVGVLFNNGAHMSLLPDKKTVHYYAELGQCSVFPATDAPEQFISQVTVLKYFSHYMEENLMDGGDLPSVTDIRRPRLYLLQWLKSDKALMMLFNDGTFQVNFYHDHTKIIICSQSEEYLLTYINEDRISTTFRLTTLLMSGCSLELKNRMEYALNMLLQRCN; encoded by the exons ATGGAGCTCTTGCGGACTATCACCTACCAGCCGGCCGCCAGCACCAAGATGTGCGAGCAGGCGCTGGGCAAGGCTTGCGGAGGGGACTCGAAGAagaagcggcagcagcagcacCCCGAGGAGTCGCAGGCGCTGCAGCCCCAGCTGCAGGTGCAGCCGGCGGCCccgcaccaccatcaccaccactcgCACTCGGGGACCGAGATCTCGCGGATTATTGTCGACCCCACGACGGGGAAGCGTTACTGCCGGGGCAAAGTGCTGGGCAAG GGTGGCTTTGCAAAATGTTACGAGATGACAGATTTGACAAACAACAAAGTCTATGCTGCAAAAATTATTCCTCACAGCAGAGTAGCCAAACCTCATCAAAGAGAAAAG aTTGACAAAGAAATAGAGCTTCACAGGATTCTTCACCATAAGCATGTGGTGCAGTTTTATCATTACTTTGAGGACAAAGAAAACATATACATTCTCCTGGAGTACTGCAGCAGAAGG TCCATGGCTCATATCTTGAAAGCAAGAAAGGTGTTGACAGAGCCAGAAGTCCGATACTACCTCAGGCAGATTGTGTCGGGGCTCAAGTACCTTCATGAACAAGAAATCTTGCACAGAGATCTCAAACTAG GAAACTTTTTTATCAATGAAGCCATGGAGCTAAAAGTTGGAGATTTTGGTTTGGCAGCCAGGCTGGAACCCTTGGAGCATAGAAGAAG AACAATATGTGGTACCCCAAATTATCTCTCTCCTGAAGTTCTCAACAAACAAGGACATGGCTGTGAATCAGACATCTGGGCCTTAGGCTGTGTAAT GTATACAATGTTATTAGGAAGACCCCCATTTGAAACTACAAATCTGAAAGAAACATATAGATGTATAAGAGAAGCAAGGTATACAATACCATCTTCCTTGCTAGCTCCTGCAAAGCACTTAATAGCTAGCATGTTGTCCAAAAATCCAGAAGATCGTCCTAGTTTGGATGACATCATTCGACATGACTTTTTTTTGCAG GGCTTCACTCCAGACAGACTTTCTTCTAGCTGTTGTCATACAGTTCCAGATTTCCATTTGTCAAGCCCAGCTAAGAACTTCTTTAAGAAAGCTGCTGCTGCTCTTTTCGGAGGCAAAAAAGACAAAGCCAGATATATTGATACACATA ATAGAGTGTCtaaagaagatgaagaaatttataaGCTTAGGCATGATTTGAAAAAGACTTCAATAACTCAGCAACCCAACAAACATAGGACAGATGAG GAGCTCCAGCTGCCTACCACTGCAGTCGCCAGATCTGGAACACCCGCAGTAGAAAACAAGCAGCAGATTGGGGATGCTATTCGCATGATAGTCAGAGGGACCCTTGGCAGCTGCAGCAGTAGCAGTGAAT GCCTTGAGGACAGTACCATGGGGAGTGTTGCAGATACAGTGGCCAGGGTTCTTCGAGGATGTCTGGAAAACATGCCAGAAGCTGACAGcattcccaaagagcagctgagtACCTCGTTTCAGTGGGTCACCAAATGGGTTGATTACTCCAACAAGTACGGCTTCGGGTATCAGCTTTCAGACCATACAGTCGGTGTCCTTTTCAACAATGGTGCTCACATGAGTCTCCTTCCAGATAAAAA GACAGTTCACTATTACGCAGAGCTTGGCCAGTGCTCTGTTTTCCCAGCAACAGATGCCCCTGAACAATTCATTAGTCAAGTGACGGTGCTGAAGTACTTTTCTCATTACATGGAGGAAAACCTCATGGAT GGTGGAGATCTGCCTAGTGTTACTGATATTCGAAGACCTCGGCTCTACCTCCTTCAGTGGCTCAAATCTGACAAAGCCTTAATGATGCTCTTCAACGATGGCACCTTTCAG gtgaaTTTCTACCATGATCATACAAAAATCATCATCTGTAGCCAAAGTGAAGAATACCTCCTCACTTATATTAATGAGGATAGGATATCGACGACGTTCAGACTGACAACCCTGCTGATGTCTGGCTGTTCGTTAGAATTAAAAAATCGTATGGAATATGCTCTGAACATGCTCTTACAGAGATGTAATTAA
- the PLK2 gene encoding serine/threonine-protein kinase PLK2 isoform X2 — protein sequence MELLRTITYQPAASTKMCEQALGKACGGDSKKKRQQQHPEESQALQPQLQVQPAAPHHHHHHSHSGTEISRIIVDPTTGKRYCRGKVLGKIDKEIELHRILHHKHVVQFYHYFEDKENIYILLEYCSRRSMAHILKARKVLTEPEVRYYLRQIVSGLKYLHEQEILHRDLKLGNFFINEAMELKVGDFGLAARLEPLEHRRRTICGTPNYLSPEVLNKQGHGCESDIWALGCVMYTMLLGRPPFETTNLKETYRCIREARYTIPSSLLAPAKHLIASMLSKNPEDRPSLDDIIRHDFFLQGFTPDRLSSSCCHTVPDFHLSSPAKNFFKKAAAALFGGKKDKARYIDTHNRVSKEDEEIYKLRHDLKKTSITQQPNKHRTDEELQLPTTAVARSGTPAVENKQQIGDAIRMIVRGTLGSCSSSSECLEDSTMGSVADTVARVLRGCLENMPEADSIPKEQLSTSFQWVTKWVDYSNKYGFGYQLSDHTVGVLFNNGAHMSLLPDKKTVHYYAELGQCSVFPATDAPEQFISQVTVLKYFSHYMEENLMDGGDLPSVTDIRRPRLYLLQWLKSDKALMMLFNDGTFQVNFYHDHTKIIICSQSEEYLLTYINEDRISTTFRLTTLLMSGCSLELKNRMEYALNMLLQRCN from the exons ATGGAGCTCTTGCGGACTATCACCTACCAGCCGGCCGCCAGCACCAAGATGTGCGAGCAGGCGCTGGGCAAGGCTTGCGGAGGGGACTCGAAGAagaagcggcagcagcagcacCCCGAGGAGTCGCAGGCGCTGCAGCCCCAGCTGCAGGTGCAGCCGGCGGCCccgcaccaccatcaccaccactcgCACTCGGGGACCGAGATCTCGCGGATTATTGTCGACCCCACGACGGGGAAGCGTTACTGCCGGGGCAAAGTGCTGGGCAAG aTTGACAAAGAAATAGAGCTTCACAGGATTCTTCACCATAAGCATGTGGTGCAGTTTTATCATTACTTTGAGGACAAAGAAAACATATACATTCTCCTGGAGTACTGCAGCAGAAGG TCCATGGCTCATATCTTGAAAGCAAGAAAGGTGTTGACAGAGCCAGAAGTCCGATACTACCTCAGGCAGATTGTGTCGGGGCTCAAGTACCTTCATGAACAAGAAATCTTGCACAGAGATCTCAAACTAG GAAACTTTTTTATCAATGAAGCCATGGAGCTAAAAGTTGGAGATTTTGGTTTGGCAGCCAGGCTGGAACCCTTGGAGCATAGAAGAAG AACAATATGTGGTACCCCAAATTATCTCTCTCCTGAAGTTCTCAACAAACAAGGACATGGCTGTGAATCAGACATCTGGGCCTTAGGCTGTGTAAT GTATACAATGTTATTAGGAAGACCCCCATTTGAAACTACAAATCTGAAAGAAACATATAGATGTATAAGAGAAGCAAGGTATACAATACCATCTTCCTTGCTAGCTCCTGCAAAGCACTTAATAGCTAGCATGTTGTCCAAAAATCCAGAAGATCGTCCTAGTTTGGATGACATCATTCGACATGACTTTTTTTTGCAG GGCTTCACTCCAGACAGACTTTCTTCTAGCTGTTGTCATACAGTTCCAGATTTCCATTTGTCAAGCCCAGCTAAGAACTTCTTTAAGAAAGCTGCTGCTGCTCTTTTCGGAGGCAAAAAAGACAAAGCCAGATATATTGATACACATA ATAGAGTGTCtaaagaagatgaagaaatttataaGCTTAGGCATGATTTGAAAAAGACTTCAATAACTCAGCAACCCAACAAACATAGGACAGATGAG GAGCTCCAGCTGCCTACCACTGCAGTCGCCAGATCTGGAACACCCGCAGTAGAAAACAAGCAGCAGATTGGGGATGCTATTCGCATGATAGTCAGAGGGACCCTTGGCAGCTGCAGCAGTAGCAGTGAAT GCCTTGAGGACAGTACCATGGGGAGTGTTGCAGATACAGTGGCCAGGGTTCTTCGAGGATGTCTGGAAAACATGCCAGAAGCTGACAGcattcccaaagagcagctgagtACCTCGTTTCAGTGGGTCACCAAATGGGTTGATTACTCCAACAAGTACGGCTTCGGGTATCAGCTTTCAGACCATACAGTCGGTGTCCTTTTCAACAATGGTGCTCACATGAGTCTCCTTCCAGATAAAAA GACAGTTCACTATTACGCAGAGCTTGGCCAGTGCTCTGTTTTCCCAGCAACAGATGCCCCTGAACAATTCATTAGTCAAGTGACGGTGCTGAAGTACTTTTCTCATTACATGGAGGAAAACCTCATGGAT GGTGGAGATCTGCCTAGTGTTACTGATATTCGAAGACCTCGGCTCTACCTCCTTCAGTGGCTCAAATCTGACAAAGCCTTAATGATGCTCTTCAACGATGGCACCTTTCAG gtgaaTTTCTACCATGATCATACAAAAATCATCATCTGTAGCCAAAGTGAAGAATACCTCCTCACTTATATTAATGAGGATAGGATATCGACGACGTTCAGACTGACAACCCTGCTGATGTCTGGCTGTTCGTTAGAATTAAAAAATCGTATGGAATATGCTCTGAACATGCTCTTACAGAGATGTAATTAA